In Kwoniella dejecticola CBS 10117 chromosome 6, complete sequence, a genomic segment contains:
- a CDS encoding casein kinase I isoform epsilon produces the protein MAYGVPPSHPPNRMTSMDLRIGGKYRIGKKIGSGSFGDIYLGVNIVSGEEVAIKLESVKAKHPQLEYESKVYKTLAGGVGVPFVRWYGTECDYNAMVLDLLGPSLEDLFNFCNRKFSLKTVLLLADQLISRVEYIHSRNFIHRDIKPDNFLMGIGKRGNQVNVIDFGLAKKYRDPKTHLHIPYRENKNLTGTARYTSINTHLGVEQSRRDDLESLGYVLMYFLRGQLPWQGLKAATKKQKYDRIMEKKMTTPTEVLCRGFPNEFAIYLNYCRSLRFDDKPDYSYLRKLFRDLFVREGFQYDYVFDWSVQPSQKQVQQQEHGDMAAQQAMQQKRRVMPEDQMGGIGENQRQLRSQTRNNAREQGGW, from the exons ATGGCTTACGGTGTCCCACCATCTCATCCGCCAAACAGGATGACTTCTATGGATCTTAGAATCGGCGGGAAGTACAGAATCGGAAAGAAGATCGGAAGTGGTTCTTTCG GTGATATCTACCTCGGTGTGAACATCGTTTCAGGAGAGGAGGTAGCCATCAAGCTTGAGTCTGTGAAAGCCAAGCACCCTCAGCTCGAATACGAGTCTAAAGTCTACAAGACTCTCGCTGGTGGTGTCGGTGTACCCTTCGTGAGATGGTACGGAACAGAATGTGACTACAACGCTATGGTCTTGGACTTACT TGGTCCATCACTCGAAGATCTATTCAACTTCTGTAACCGAAAGTTCTCCCTCAAGACCGTCTTACTTCTCGCTGATCAACTCATCTCTCGAGTCGAATACATCCACTCTCGAAATTTCATCCACCGAGACATCAAGCCCGATAACTTCTTGATGGGCATCGGTAAACGAGGAAACCAAGTCAACGTCATCGACTTTGGTCTCGCCAAGAAGTACCGAGACCCAAAGACCCACCTTCATATCCCTTACCGAGAGAACAAGAACTTGACCGGTACCGCCCGATACACCTCTATCAACACTCACTTGGGTGTCGAGCAATCTCgacgagatgatcttgaGTCTCTGGGTTACGTGCTCATGTACTTCCTCAGAGGTCAACTCCCTTGGCAGGGTCTCAAGGCTGCTACCAAGAAGCAAAAGTACGACCGAATCATGGAAAAGA AAATGACCACTCCTACCGAAGTCTTATGCCGAGGATTCCCCAATGAATTCGCAATCTACCTCAACTACTGTCGATCACTCCGATTCGACGACAAGCCAGATTACTCGTACTTGAGGAAGCTGTTCAGAGATTTGTTTGTGCGAGAAGGATTCCAATACGATTACGTATTCGACTGGTCCGTCCAACCTTCTCAGAAGCAAGTCCAACAACAGGAGCACGGTGACATGGCCGCTCAACAAGCGATGCaacagaagagaagagtcaTGCCCGAGGATCAAATGGGTGGGATAGGTGAGAACCAAAGACAGTTGAGATCCCAAACTAGGAACAACGCTAGGGAACAAGGCGGCTGGTAA